The following coding sequences lie in one Lolium perenne isolate Kyuss_39 chromosome 2, Kyuss_2.0, whole genome shotgun sequence genomic window:
- the LOC127331525 gene encoding transcription factor bHLH61, whose amino-acid sequence MSRERKKAAALHEKMQILRSITHSHALSNTSIIMDASEYIKELKQKVVRLNQEIAREEEATHSHKDNSFPTVSVESLGHGFLVNVSSDKSCPGLLVSVLEAFEELGLTVLQATASSTDTFRLEAMGGGESQAHNVDEDAVRGAVLQAMRNCGADQGDQ is encoded by the exons ATGTCGAGGGAACGCAAGAAAGCGGCTGCTCTACATGAGAAGATGCAAATCCTGCGCTCCATCACTCACTCCCACGCG CTGAGCAATACTTCCATAATCATGGATGCGTCGGAGTACATCAAGGAGCTGAAGCAGAAGGTCGTGAGGCTCAATCAGGAGATCGCACGCGAGGAGGAAGCGACGCACTCGCACAAGGACAACTCCTTTCCGACG GTGAGTGTGGAAAGCCTAGGGCATGGGTTCCTCGTGAACGTGTCCTCCGACAAGAGCTGCCCCGGCCTCCTCGTCTCCGTGCTGGAAGCGTTCGAGGAGCTGGGCCTCACCGTGCTCCAAGCCACGGCGTCTTCCACCGATACCTTCCGACTGGAAGCGATGGGAGGAGGAGAG AGCCAGGCCCATAATGTGGACGAGGATGCCGTGAGGGGGGCGGTGCTGCAGGCCATGAGGAACTGCGGCGCAGACCAAGGGGATCAGTAG